From one Salvelinus sp. IW2-2015 linkage group LG11, ASM291031v2, whole genome shotgun sequence genomic stretch:
- the LOC139028423 gene encoding acid-sensing ion channel 2-like, whose amino-acid sequence MCQCDSVPKASRTPGSVAEAGKLFLKHTTFHGLRHVFLSGSYPRRLAWLLAFLTALALLFTWSSNRVRYLLSSPVHTKAHMVYAKRLVFPAVTICNQNLLLPRRMKKPDIFSAGRWLGLLGRNWQVSPSVRDALTPGTDHDISSSNEPPWSPLSRILDFNHFLPPPLESQPSMQQLLDRLGHQMEEMLLYCRFQGELCGPRNFSTVSLWTATRSCCCNML is encoded by the coding sequence ATGTGTCAGTGCGATTCGGTACCGAAAGCCAGCAGAACGCCGGGCTCTGTCGCGGAAGCCGGGAAGCTGTTCCTGAAACACACCACTTTCCACGGACTGAGACATGTATTTCTGAGCGGCTCCTACCCCCGAAGGCTCGCCTGGCTGTTGGCTTTCCTCACAGCTCTCGCGCTCCTCTTCACCTGGTCCTCAAACCGGGTCCGGTACCTGCTTTCCTCTCCCGTGCACACCAAAGCGCATATGGTGTACGCCAAACGTCTTGTTTTCCCCGCTGTGACCATCTGTAACCAGAATCTCCTCTTACCACGTCGCATGAAGAAACCGGACATATTCAGCGCGGGAAGGTGGTTAGGACTTCTAGGGAGGAACTGGCAAGTGTCCCCCAGCGTCAGGGACGCGCTCACACCCGGGACCGACCATGACATCAGCAGCAGCAACGAGCCGCCCTGGTCTCCGCTCTCTCGGATCCTGGACTTCAACCACTTTTTGCCGCCTCCCCTGGAGTCCCAGCCGTCCATGCAGCAGCTCCTGGACCGCCTCGGCCACCAGATGGAGGAGATGCTGCTTTACTGCCGCTTCCAGGGAGAGCTATGCGGGCCTCGCAACTTCAGCACCGTGAGTCTATGGACAGCAACACGAAGCTGCTGCTGCAACATGTTGTAG